The window TGTGTTGTCCATGTCACTTCAAAACGAAAGGGTCTAACAAGTTTCTGACCATTGTCACACTTGGTCATAAAATCAGCTAACAATGGGTGATGATCTGATTTCACCCTAGGCAGCACACGTATACTAAGCTCTGGGAACTGGATTCTGAAAGATTGATTACTAAATCCtctatctaacctctcgaatacTCTCCCGTAACCTCTATTTTCTGCCACTCTCCAGGTAAATACATGAATGAGGTGTCTAGCGGTTTTTAACACTTTCAAATCAACCTTAGAACCATTCCATAATAACCAGATGCCACCCGACCTTCCCACTGCTTCAACTCTAACACTGTTCTCAAATTTCAATTTCCCAATCACTCTATCTGCTATTAAACCACTAACTCTTGTTTCAACCACAGCTAACACATTTGGATTCTCTTATAATTCAACACTAAGGAACAAAAATGATTACTACTCGCACCCCTACAATTCCAAATCATAATCTTCATCATAAAttaggataaaaataaagttattacgTGCAGCCCATATGGCCACGAACCATTTCCTCAGTTGTCTCATCTTCGTCTTCAGCCATTCTCGTGTCTTCATCCTCTTCTGGTTCCACGCTTACCTCAATATTTGTGGACTCCCCCAAAGTTACCTCTAACACTAGCTCACAATCTGGAGGTCGCggggaatgagatttgaaaggCTCAACATTCAAATTTTTTCCACGAAGAACACccacaatctctctctcttcgtTTGCACTAAGGAGTTTCTTCATATTAGAGTCGGATTGATTTGGGTTTCTCcagataatttgtttttgaacagGGGTGCGTTCTCTATTCACATGGTCTAGCAACTGGGTATTTCTCTATGAATTAATCTTTCGGCCTGGTTGTAACTCATGATGGGCCTGCTGCATATTAGATCCATTAACCTCATCCTTACTGTTAGGCACCCACTTACCCTCGGCCTTTATTCTCTCCTCATGTTTAAAATTCACCACGTCTATATTTTCCTTACAAAATCTGTTTTCACCCTTTGGCCTGCTTAGTCCTGGGACTCTGCCCTCAATTCCCGGCTCCCTAAATCGTGGGATTCTACATATAAACCATTAAGCGCAGTAAAGCGTGATCCTCCCCCAATCTCTGTTTCCTTAAGATTCTCCCGTAGACTACTCCTTTTACCATTAAGCGTAGTAAAGCGAGAACATAACTGCTTACTTGATGTGGATTTCCGTAGATTGGGAACGGAGTTTCACATACCACAGCTTGAGATAGACGGCAACACTGAACGTCTCTTCAGAAACCTTATGGCCATGGAGAAGCGTCTTTATCCAGGACAAGAGTACGTCTGCCATTACAACAACCTATTGAGTATTCTTGTTGTCAAACCTAAAGATGCGAAACTcctaatggaaaataaaattgtaattcaCAATGACGAAGTTGCAGTGAGGGACCTGATTTACAGTCTTGCATCAGACACGATTGATCGCCATTCCTGTTATCACGACATCTTTACTTCGGTGGATGATTATTATAAAAGCTCCAGGGCCAAAAACCCCGCATACTTTATAGAGGAATTTTTCGGGGATTGTTGGAAAGATGTTGCAACGGTTACTGCAGCTATCGTCCTCGGCCTCTCTTTGGTACAAACAACTTGTGCGGTCCTTGGCCTGCGCTAGTACTCCAAGTGGATCAAGTCAATCCACAGCCTGTGAAGTTTTATTTCTCCTGTTTGTTGGCTTTAGCTGTGTTGTGCTGTGGATTTTATGTTTCCTGTGCAGTCAATAAACACACACACGCGTTGGCTTGGCAGCATGGCAGCCAGCATTTGTGTCCTGTCtccataaaaatatacaaacagTATTACGGTGGGCATATTCTCTTTGATGTCTTTCAAAAAATTCTTATCACAATGAGtcggcattttttttttaaatgaggggtaaattattaataaatattttatattatatattatataaatatgttatataaaaaaattaatttaaaatatatgtatcAACTCAAgtcaagtaaaattaatttaagcatacttttaaaataaaaaaacttacattataattgttctcttcaagattttatattttaaagctacttcataataattttatttttaatcttattaaaaatatttttcttaatatatataacaaaattttatttatttatttctaaatcTTTAAAAGACTAGAAAAGTTCTTGACAACAATTCTATGCTGATATATAGTATATAACATTTAAAATCATAGCTTAAAAAAATTGCCACAAATTAATGTTGTTCTTGCTGATTTGTTGTTTTGTGCAAGtgaattaaacataaatattaaatttttttttaatttatctattatgccagtaatttttttagttgttatgtactttatttttaatcactaGTAAATTCATCACTAtcattttcatatgaaattcatagcaaaatatttattaattcatcaaaactcatttcaatttatattcattagcatatataattactcatacacatattaattcaacaaacccATACATTATTATAAACCCCAACATtttcaataactaattataaagaaataaaactaaaattagataatgaaacatatagaaaagataaaaaaaacttccctAAAGCATAAAGTATAAGAAGTTACTTGCTTAACTAATTAATAGCTTAGGGCTCGAAgaaaaattttgtaaaaaaaaaaaataggcaaaatTTTGTAGAAAAGAAATAGACAGGGacatagtgaaaaaaaaaaactttgatcaaTTAATAgctaacaaagaaaattaaccATGTAAAGCtattacattaatattttaatataaaaaattactttgaaaaaagaagattaaGGGGGCAATTTCCCCATTGTGGCTCTGCAACTGATGACATGTAactattctttatattttattttggatttctcaTAATGTGGGTTTAATATATTATagagcataatattttttatttaaaaatatattaatttaatattttttctagtaaaataaataaattaccatATTTCTAAATATTCACGTAACTTATCTCTAAGTGCCCGAGGGGGATAAGAATAGGCttcaaaaaaagatggagaCTCTTCTCAGAATCATCATGCAAGTTCCTTCCTCCATTATACCCAACCATGTCGGCTTTCAGTACTTGTGATAATTTACTAGTCAAATGTGAGAAGTTAGAAACGTGATTCGCATCAGTTGTGTTAAGAAGGCCACTTGAACTTGGCATGACTTTACACATCTTATGCACTGGAGCTCCAGAAGTTCCTGCAGAAGAAGAGacattttatgaagattaattataaaaatcaggGAAATCCCACAATGTTTGCCACCTAATACTCTGAGAAGAGTACCATCTATGCAAACAGGATAAGGAACAAAACCAGAACAATTAATCAACAGTGAAACTAGCCAATTACCTATTAAAGCAGCTTTCAGAGAAGGCGAATAAGTGTTATTGTTGGACACTTTATTGCGCTTCTTTAACCTTTTCCTTTCGGAACATGAATCCACAGAATCAGTTCTGCTGCGCTCATATGGAGCTGCATCGCCATCTTCATTTGAAACCATTTCCGTAGCATCAAAATTCAAGTCGTCAatacttcttttttgtttagaagACATCACTTGCAACAACTCTTCACCTCAGTATCAACCCCCAGGTATCCTATTTACTATCAGATCTTGGCTACCTTCCAGTTtaactttcttttgtttctgtttGAACAGTTCCCTGTAAGAACGAGCATCCATTCTCTTAATTCCAACCAGGACAGTTTTGATAACAGGTTTGTCACTGTTTCCAACTTCTTGAGTTTCAAGTTGTTTCACGCTCTTCTCTTTCTTGTGCTTTTCCTTCATAATTAAAGAGCCCGAGCTTTTACCACACTTCATTGAACCAGAAGAACTAGATGACGACTGATTCTTACCCTTCTCAGGCCTTCTAGAAGGAGTCGGTAAACTATGTTTCTCAACCAATCTCTCAGATTTCCTCGTAACAGGAGGAATTGTAGGGGGGGTCTGCTTCTCGATACGTTCAGACTTTCTACTACTTGAAGGGCTTGGAGTCAAGTTTTTCTTGAATGATGTTTCTCTAGCTGACTTTCTTAGACCAATCATTAGCAGCACCCAAACTGCTTGATGATCTGTTACCAATGTTTCTCCCTTTTATATCATTACTTTCCTCATCCTTACCTTTACGACTAACCTTGGTATCATTTCCCATCCTGCAAGCTGTAAACcacaaacaacaacaacaacatgagATTCCATTAAATAAACCAGGTCAGGCTTAACATTGATGTTTCACAAGCAATTGACCAAACTAAACCCAAGTATCCCTACATTGGCAAATCAACCCCCCACTCTTCCACTTACATtcaaccccataaaaaaaattactatatttGAAGCAATCTTACAAAAACTTAGACCGGATATTCTTGGAAATTATGAACAACATtctcataaagaaaaaaaatattcattattagAATTTCCAAGTACAATATTctcataaaagaaacaaaaattgccaaaaaaattaattcttagaatttccaagcaaaaaagttctcaaaaagaaagaataatagCAAAATCAATGAAAGGCTTAGAAGACATCAACAATGTACAATCAAGGCTGCATGTTCATTTCAATCACTGCAATGCCATTCATAATCACTGAACCACAAGAACCTAACGAAAAAATCAACAGAAACTACACTAAAATTACGCTAAACAAAACCCTAAGTcactgaaaattatttttttctttttcaatgttAGATTAAAAACCCTATCAGAAGGAGAGGGGGAAAAGAGGTGGATGGGATTGGAGTTCTAAGTTACCGAAGAGAGAATCGTTGGGAGGTCACCGGATTTAGTCTTCCGACGGCATTTGACTGCCGGAGTCTTTAATTGCCGAGTAGAAATGAGTAAAGAGTTGATAAAACTTTACGAATGAACAGGCCCGCAGGGGAGGGGTTAGTGATCAATGTCACGCTTTGTACCTGCCCGGTTGGGAGGTTACTTACATGTTAATCATTAGTCATTCTACTTTACTTGTATTCAATTTAGTCCAACACTAGAAGGATTGGATTCAGACTTGGtagcaatcattttttttaaaaccccaCATGACCTAATGAGTTAACCTCTAAACTAATCcggattttaattttaataaacccAGTAAAaacctttaactttttttaaaataaataataatattatttttatttttataaaataaaaaaaataaatcaatcaggGTTAATTCTAGTTAACACTTCCATGGCCATAAACTTGTTTCGAGACACCCCCAAACCTTCGATTTGGGAGGGCAACCCAACAAATAAACATTGATAGAAATTAGCTTATCATAGATTGAGATGAACATAAACAGAATTTCCACCAATCCATATTTCGTTACTGCCAGAGCACAGCCACATTTGTATCCcaagaaaacaaagcaaaagaacCCTAACTTGCAAGTTGCAACGTCTTCTTTTTCACTTCAAGAATGGCTAGTGATCAAGTGACCCTGTTGGATTTCTGGCCAAGTCCATTTGGTATGAGAGTGAGATTAGCGTTGGCTGAAAAGGGCGTCAAGTATGAGTACAGTGAAGAAGATTTGAGGAACAAAAGTGCTTTGCTCCTTCAAATGAATCCTGTTAACAAGCAAATCTCAGTTCTTGTCCATAATGGGAAACCTGTCTGTGAGTCACTTATTATTGTTCAATATATTGATGAGGTGTGGAAGGATAGCGCTCCTTTGTTGCCTTCTGATCCGTACCAGAGAGCTCAGGCTAGGTTCTGGGCTGATTTTGTTGACAAGAAGGTGTGTTTCTTTGCACTTAAAGAGTTCcatcttttttgttcttgaatttatTAGATTTGAGCTATGATCTGATTAAAcctattttgaaatttgatcaGCTTGAAAGAAGTAGAATCGCatagaacaaaaattaaaattgtacaGCACTAAGATTAATATCAAAGGAGAAATTAGGCATCATGATATGGATTGGTGGAAATTCTGTTTATGTTCAGCTTGAAATTAGCTTATCAACTCCCGAAATGGTAATATAAAAATCCatatttaaaatctgatttaGAAACTCGATAATCATAGATTGAATTCATGTTATCATATGTGAAAAgcttaaactaaaaaacaaaaaatgaatttttttaataattttttctcaatAGTCAAAGTTTTATTGTTGACGACTGTCAATCACAAATAGAGAGATAATTCGTAGTAATGGAGGCAATAATATGAATGTtagtgcatcaaaataatttaaaaatataaaaaaatttaatttgaagtaaaaaaaaaaataaaaaaaataaattttaaaaaaattgcttttgagatgtaaaaacaaacagaattttacgaaattcagttaaaaaaatatgtaaaaattgcTTCACAAATGTTAcgtttcaaacttaattttttgatggactccataatataaaatatagtttgatgtATTATCAAATAActaattgtgttttttacaCTGCAAATACAAAAGCTAAGACTAAATATACGCACATTAACTACAATGTAGGTTGATAATTGATGTGATGTTAATCCATTCAACCAGTGATTCTGAACTTGCTTTGTGTTAACTTATCTGGattagatttaaaaactataatacaAAGGTTAACTTGATAATTATAGATTGAATTCATGTTTGCATTTgcttaaactatatataaaaaaaaataaaaattttaaataatttttttatctatagtCAAAGTTTTAGTTGTTAACTTAACTGTCAATAACAAATGGAAACATAATTTGTGATAATTGAGGGAACAATATTtaactacaatgttttttttaattgatcatattataaatttattttccagaAATTattagttcgagtctcacaaacctcagAATCACTAATaacttacatgatcattaacttcaaggaaaaaaaaaaaatagaaaatatcaagtgatttttcttccttcttccttcttttttatatatatggaaaCTGTCTGACATGCATGTAGATATCTTATTGGTTGGGTTTTACAATT is drawn from Populus nigra chromosome 5, ddPopNigr1.1, whole genome shotgun sequence and contains these coding sequences:
- the LOC133695334 gene encoding uncharacterized protein LOC133695334, coding for MSSKQKRSIDDLNFDATEMVSNEDGDAAPYERSRTDSVDSCSERKRLKKRNKVSNNNTYSPSLKAALIGTSGAPVHKMCKVMPSSSGLLNTTDANHVSNFSHLTSKLSQVLKADMVGYNGGRNLHDDSEKSLHLFLKPILIPLGHLEISYVNI